The Nocardia arthritidis genome has a window encoding:
- a CDS encoding nucleotidyltransferase domain-containing protein encodes MFSEQRRDQLRDELVAAARADQRITAAALTGSGAIDRTDRWSDIDLALRLADDVAEQEVVADWTDRMYRAHEALDHVDIYLRRTRFRVFLCADTLQVDIAFWSATEFGAIGPNFRLLFGSANTRPQAAAPDTSTAIGVGWLYALHARSAIARGRVWQAQYLIDGLREQALNLACLRHGLVAVQGRGYDDLPAEVHALFADTLVSGVGVEHLRSALRATIEALLHETDAVDRERAQRLRPTLRELTVG; translated from the coding sequence ATGTTCAGCGAACAACGGCGCGACCAGTTACGTGACGAGTTGGTGGCAGCGGCGCGGGCGGATCAACGCATCACCGCGGCAGCGCTCACCGGATCCGGCGCGATCGACCGGACCGATCGCTGGTCGGATATCGATCTGGCGCTGCGGCTGGCCGACGACGTGGCCGAACAGGAGGTGGTCGCGGACTGGACCGACCGGATGTACCGGGCGCACGAGGCGCTCGACCACGTCGATATCTATCTGCGCCGCACCAGGTTTCGAGTATTTCTGTGCGCCGACACGTTGCAGGTCGATATAGCCTTCTGGTCCGCGACGGAGTTCGGGGCGATCGGCCCCAATTTCCGGCTGCTGTTCGGCAGCGCGAATACCCGGCCGCAGGCCGCCGCACCGGATACGAGTACCGCGATCGGCGTCGGTTGGCTCTATGCGCTGCATGCCAGATCGGCGATCGCCCGCGGCCGGGTTTGGCAGGCGCAGTATCTGATCGATGGTCTGCGTGAACAGGCGCTGAACCTGGCCTGCCTGCGCCACGGCTTGGTGGCGGTGCAAGGGCGCGGCTATGACGATCTGCCCGCCGAGGTTCATGCGCTCTTCGCCGATACGCTGGTGTCCGGCGTCGGCGTCGAACATCTACGGAGCGCTTTGCGGGCCACGATCGAGGCGCTGTTGCACGAGACCGATGCGGTGGATCGCGAACGCGCCCAACGCCTCCGGCCGACGCTACGGGAATTGACGGTCGGCTGA
- a CDS encoding acyltransferase family protein codes for MNTASRGPAAARSAGSRGFVPALEGMRGMAALGVLLTHVAFQTGAANMPVIGRIWGRFDMAVAVFFGLSGFLLWRPHAAAARGTGRAPSVGYYLRHRAARILPAYWVVVVAVLVLLPNAAGTAGLRVWLANLALVQVFVPLTLTDGLTQMWSLSVEVAFYLALPVLAWALVRLRGRAVRWRAPAVLVLGLVCLGWNFVPVPTPDAIHSDNWLPGYLPWFAAGMLLAELVDNAHLLSKWRRMLGNQPLLWSIAAAAFLLSATDLAGPMGLARAQPWQYAAKMGFGAIIGFCLLAPLILNDRPHRWLESRVAATVGRWSYGIFIWHLAVLGIIFPVFGILPFHGNFRYVLVLTIAITLPIAAASYALIEEPARRFARRWDGSRPPIAEKRSASDASRDEPVLSAAAEGSADRQFP; via the coding sequence ATGAATACAGCATCACGTGGGCCAGCTGCTGCCCGATCGGCCGGGTCGCGCGGTTTCGTGCCCGCGCTGGAGGGGATGCGCGGGATGGCGGCTCTCGGTGTGCTGCTCACCCATGTCGCATTTCAGACGGGTGCGGCGAATATGCCTGTCATCGGCCGGATCTGGGGCCGGTTCGATATGGCGGTCGCGGTGTTCTTCGGGCTTTCCGGATTCCTGCTGTGGCGCCCGCATGCCGCCGCCGCGCGCGGCACCGGGCGGGCGCCGTCGGTCGGCTATTACCTCCGGCATCGCGCGGCACGCATTTTGCCTGCGTATTGGGTTGTGGTGGTTGCGGTTCTGGTATTGCTGCCGAATGCGGCCGGTACCGCCGGGCTGCGGGTGTGGCTGGCGAATCTGGCGTTGGTCCAGGTTTTCGTGCCGCTGACCTTGACCGATGGGTTGACTCAGATGTGGAGTCTTTCGGTCGAGGTGGCGTTCTATCTGGCGCTGCCGGTGCTCGCCTGGGCGCTGGTCCGGCTGCGCGGCAGGGCCGTTCGGTGGCGCGCACCCGCGGTGCTGGTGTTGGGACTGGTATGCCTCGGCTGGAATTTCGTCCCGGTGCCGACACCCGATGCGATCCATTCCGACAATTGGCTGCCCGGATATCTGCCGTGGTTCGCGGCGGGCATGCTGTTGGCGGAATTGGTCGATAATGCACATCTGCTATCGAAGTGGCGGCGGATGTTAGGGAATCAGCCGCTGCTGTGGAGTATCGCGGCGGCCGCCTTTCTGCTGTCCGCGACCGATCTCGCCGGACCGATGGGGCTGGCCCGTGCCCAGCCGTGGCAGTACGCCGCGAAAATGGGTTTCGGCGCGATCATCGGATTCTGTCTGCTCGCACCGCTGATCCTGAACGACCGCCCGCACCGCTGGCTGGAATCCCGGGTCGCCGCGACCGTCGGCCGCTGGTCCTACGGCATCTTCATCTGGCATCTCGCCGTACTCGGCATTATCTTTCCGGTCTTCGGCATCCTGCCGTTCCATGGCAACTTCCGCTACGTCCTCGTGCTCACCATCGCCATCACGCTGCCCATCGCGGCCGCGAGCTACGCCCTGATCGAGGAACCGGCCCGCCGATTCGCCCGCCGCTGGGATGGGTCTCGGCCGCCGATCGCCGAAAAGCGTTCGGCGAGTGATGCTTCCAGGGACGAGCCGGTTCTCTCGGCAGCCGCCGAGGGATCAGCCGACCGTCAATTCCCGTAG
- a CDS encoding DUF3068 domain-containing protein translates to MALSAGTRRTVACLLVGFGALFLAATVMIPTYALGELAKTPLNLEITTIATNQSGEESMVLDSKSLTSPDGSAKVDTNVPLVSQRFLTVEKPSDANEMTVQAGQTLRRIDKQGDTGLLTATIDRVTIDRKNGMPVDKDPNGAIAVSVDKNLDSVLEPVQHTGLQYRFPIGTEKKTYPYFDLNARKTFDIKYIEETEINNLKVYHFQQTIPVTNLNDVYPTPTSKLTFPAKKWGVEGDGDITMYRFYTNTRDVWIEPETGTVIKGAEQIHLFYARNGDKPEVTALKSHLVFDENTIESQISVAKENMDKLSLYGRILPIVLGVVGAILLIAGIIFGIRGGAAPAAGPAPRQRRTGGPAPKPAPGPQDSYDPPTEQININKRP, encoded by the coding sequence ATGGCACTGAGTGCCGGTACCAGAAGGACGGTCGCCTGCCTGCTCGTGGGATTTGGCGCGTTGTTTCTCGCGGCGACGGTGATGATCCCGACCTACGCCCTCGGCGAACTGGCCAAGACGCCCCTCAACCTCGAAATCACCACCATCGCGACCAACCAGAGCGGCGAAGAGTCCATGGTGCTGGACTCGAAATCGCTGACGTCGCCGGATGGCTCGGCGAAGGTGGACACCAATGTCCCCCTCGTCTCGCAGCGCTTCCTCACCGTCGAAAAGCCCTCCGATGCGAACGAGATGACCGTGCAGGCGGGTCAGACGCTGCGCCGCATCGATAAGCAGGGCGACACCGGCCTACTCACCGCCACCATCGACCGGGTGACCATCGACCGCAAGAACGGTATGCCGGTGGACAAGGACCCGAACGGCGCGATCGCGGTGAGCGTCGACAAGAACCTGGACAGCGTGCTGGAGCCGGTGCAGCACACCGGTCTGCAGTACCGGTTCCCGATCGGCACCGAGAAGAAGACCTACCCGTACTTCGATCTCAACGCGCGAAAGACCTTCGATATCAAGTACATCGAAGAGACCGAGATCAACAACCTGAAGGTCTATCACTTCCAGCAGACCATCCCGGTGACCAATCTGAACGACGTCTACCCGACGCCCACCAGCAAGCTGACGTTCCCGGCGAAGAAGTGGGGTGTCGAGGGCGACGGCGACATCACGATGTACCGCTTCTACACCAACACCCGTGACGTGTGGATCGAGCCGGAGACCGGCACCGTCATCAAGGGCGCCGAGCAGATCCACCTGTTCTACGCGCGCAACGGTGACAAGCCGGAGGTCACGGCGCTGAAATCGCATCTGGTGTTCGACGAGAACACCATCGAATCGCAGATTTCGGTGGCCAAGGAGAATATGGACAAGCTCTCGCTGTACGGCCGGATCCTGCCGATCGTGCTCGGCGTCGTCGGCGCGATCCTGTTGATCGCCGGCATCATCTTCGGTATCCGCGGCGGTGCGGCGCCGGCCGCGGGCCCGGCTCCCCGGCAGCGGCGCACCGGCGGCCCGGCGCCGAAACCCGCGCCCGGTCCACAGGATTCCTACGATCCGCCGACCGAGCAGATAAATATCAACAAGCGCCCGTAA
- a CDS encoding ABC transporter permease, which yields MKLPDRQYLRSVGLVVRREFLAQVRTKAYRIGILITATGIIAATVIYSFVHTDGPKTETIALAGAQPAVATQLPVTGKAAGFDIDVHADLSDEQARQQVSDGSADVALLGSAAGGYTAVVSKSLDPTLAAVLSSAVRAAALDQALSAGDIDKSAVLGAVTKATVTVQAQQPPDPHRDERIRMSWVVLILLVMSVISFGVYVAMGVVEEKSSRVVELLLSTVRPLQLLWGKVLGIGAAALVQVVFIGAVAAVAGSSAGLITFSATAIGALVAALAWFVLGYLLFSMLYAAAGSLVSRQEEVQGATAPLLLVIMASYVIGITTISNPDSTLGAVLTWIPPFSAYIVPIRIAAGVARPVEIVGSLVLMVLACGLVAAIAARIYARSILHTGARITWRQALRR from the coding sequence GTGAAACTTCCCGATAGGCAGTATCTGCGGTCCGTCGGTCTGGTGGTGCGGCGGGAGTTCCTGGCACAGGTGCGGACCAAGGCGTACCGGATCGGCATCCTGATCACGGCGACGGGCATCATCGCCGCGACGGTGATCTATTCGTTCGTGCACACCGACGGCCCGAAGACGGAAACCATCGCGCTGGCCGGTGCGCAGCCCGCGGTGGCCACACAGCTGCCGGTGACCGGAAAGGCCGCGGGATTCGACATCGACGTCCACGCCGATCTATCGGATGAGCAAGCACGCCAACAGGTTTCGGATGGTTCGGCGGACGTGGCGCTGCTCGGGTCCGCTGCGGGCGGCTATACCGCCGTGGTGTCGAAATCACTGGATCCGACACTGGCGGCGGTGCTTTCGAGTGCGGTGCGCGCCGCCGCGCTCGATCAGGCGTTGAGCGCGGGCGATATCGACAAATCGGCGGTGCTCGGCGCGGTGACGAAGGCGACGGTCACCGTGCAGGCGCAGCAGCCGCCGGATCCGCATCGTGACGAGCGGATCCGGATGTCGTGGGTGGTGCTGATCCTGCTGGTGATGTCGGTGATCAGCTTCGGTGTGTACGTCGCGATGGGCGTTGTGGAGGAAAAGTCCAGCCGGGTTGTGGAATTGCTGTTGTCCACTGTGCGTCCGCTGCAATTGCTGTGGGGAAAGGTGCTCGGCATCGGTGCGGCGGCGCTGGTGCAGGTGGTGTTCATCGGCGCGGTTGCCGCCGTCGCAGGCAGTTCCGCCGGGTTGATCACGTTCTCCGCCACCGCGATCGGCGCGCTCGTCGCGGCGCTGGCCTGGTTCGTACTCGGCTATCTGCTGTTCTCCATGCTGTACGCGGCGGCGGGTTCGCTGGTGTCGCGCCAGGAGGAGGTGCAGGGTGCGACGGCGCCGCTGCTGCTGGTCATCATGGCCTCCTACGTCATCGGCATCACGACGATCTCGAATCCGGACAGTACCCTCGGCGCGGTGCTGACCTGGATTCCACCGTTTTCGGCCTATATCGTGCCGATCCGGATCGCCGCGGGGGTGGCGCGGCCGGTGGAAATCGTTGGTTCGCTGGTGCTGATGGTGCTGGCCTGTGGATTGGTCGCCGCGATCGCGGCGCGGATCTATGCGCGCAGCATTTTGCACACCGGCGCGCGGATCACCTGGCGGCAGGCCTTGCGTCGATGA
- a CDS encoding ATP-binding cassette domain-containing protein, giving the protein MVLEVDGLDKRFGAITALDGLGFTVGPGEIFGFVGSNGAGKSTTMRIILGVLAADAGTVRFDGAPVDFAMRQRFGYMPEERGLYPKMRVGEQLIYLAELHGLSRADATRAMQHWTERLGIAEKRKQYLQELSLGNQQRVQLTAALVHRPTLLVLDEPFSGLDPVAVDVMSEVLREQADSGVPVMFSSHQLELVERLCDRVGIIVSGRMRAVGAVDELRSRGERRLAVSVESDSPWAEGIPGVRVLAHTAERNGAGPRTVLELDDGVDDQVVLRQALSAGPVHHFASYRPSLTELYREVVAS; this is encoded by the coding sequence GTGGTGCTCGAGGTGGATGGACTGGATAAGCGGTTCGGCGCGATCACCGCGCTGGACGGATTGGGCTTCACGGTCGGGCCCGGCGAGATCTTCGGATTCGTCGGCAGTAACGGTGCCGGCAAGTCGACGACGATGCGGATCATCCTCGGCGTGCTGGCCGCCGATGCGGGCACGGTCCGATTCGACGGTGCGCCGGTCGATTTCGCGATGCGTCAGCGTTTCGGCTACATGCCGGAGGAACGCGGGCTCTATCCGAAGATGCGAGTGGGTGAACAGCTGATCTATCTCGCCGAACTGCACGGCCTGAGCCGCGCCGACGCGACGCGGGCGATGCAACACTGGACCGAGCGGCTCGGCATCGCCGAGAAACGCAAGCAGTACCTGCAGGAATTGAGCCTCGGCAATCAGCAGCGGGTGCAGTTGACGGCCGCGCTGGTGCACCGACCCACCCTGCTGGTGCTGGACGAGCCCTTCTCCGGGCTGGATCCGGTGGCGGTCGACGTGATGAGCGAGGTCCTGCGCGAGCAGGCCGATTCCGGTGTGCCCGTGATGTTTTCGAGTCATCAGCTGGAGCTGGTGGAGCGGCTGTGCGACCGGGTCGGCATTATCGTCTCGGGAAGGATGCGGGCCGTCGGCGCCGTCGACGAGCTGCGGTCGCGCGGTGAACGCAGGCTCGCGGTATCGGTCGAATCGGATTCGCCATGGGCCGAAGGGATTCCGGGTGTCCGGGTGCTGGCACACACTGCCGAACGCAATGGTGCGGGCCCGCGCACGGTGCTCGAACTCGACGACGGTGTCGACGACCAAGTTGTGCTGCGCCAAGCCCTTTCGGCCGGGCCGGTGCACCACTTCGCCTCGTACCGCCCGTCGCTGACCGAACTGTATCGAGAGGTGGTCGCCTCGTGA